The following proteins are encoded in a genomic region of Caldicoprobacter guelmensis:
- a CDS encoding glycosyltransferase family 4 protein, with amino-acid sequence MKVLVLSHMYPSSFNFLSGIFVHEQVKELIRQGCEIKVVSPVPLSFFPLNKISSKWHRYSQIPFREVRDGVEVYYPRYVAFPRDVFFASSGLRMYWGIRKLIRQLCESFKFDIIHAHVALPDGYAAMLVSKELKKPFVVTIHGQDLQHTIYKGHGCRKSLTRVFENADIVITVSGKLKRIAEAEIGFSDKIRVINNGINKNRIEQIALSAKNTGTCGSEKIILSVSNLIKTKGIDFNLLALSRLLPKYPNVKYLVVGDGPEKGSLLDLSEKLGIISNVEFLGKQPNDEVIKYMCNADIFSLPSWSEGFGIVYLEAMACGKPVIACQGEGIEDVIKDGETGFLVRPQDVDSLAEVLEFLLNNPQKARDVGEKAKKHVMENYTWEKVASKIISVYQEVIKRGL; translated from the coding sequence ATGAAAGTTTTGGTATTATCCCATATGTATCCATCGTCTTTTAATTTTTTGTCGGGAATTTTTGTTCACGAGCAGGTTAAAGAGCTGATTAGGCAGGGCTGCGAAATTAAGGTTGTTTCCCCCGTGCCGTTATCTTTTTTTCCGTTGAATAAGATTAGCAGTAAGTGGCATAGGTATTCTCAAATACCGTTTAGGGAAGTGCGTGATGGTGTGGAGGTATACTATCCCAGGTATGTGGCTTTTCCGAGAGATGTATTTTTTGCTTCTTCAGGCTTAAGGATGTACTGGGGAATAAGGAAGTTAATCCGGCAGCTGTGCGAGAGTTTTAAGTTTGATATTATCCATGCCCATGTAGCTTTACCGGACGGGTATGCTGCAATGCTGGTAAGCAAAGAATTAAAAAAGCCCTTTGTGGTAACCATTCATGGGCAGGACTTGCAGCATACGATATATAAAGGGCATGGATGCAGGAAGTCTTTGACCAGGGTTTTCGAAAATGCTGATATTGTTATTACTGTAAGTGGAAAATTGAAAAGAATTGCAGAGGCAGAAATTGGATTTTCTGATAAAATAAGGGTAATAAATAATGGGATAAATAAGAACAGGATTGAGCAGATAGCTTTATCAGCTAAAAATACTGGTACTTGCGGTAGTGAAAAGATTATCTTAAGCGTGTCCAATCTTATTAAAACAAAAGGAATTGATTTCAATTTACTTGCTTTATCCAGGCTTTTGCCTAAGTACCCTAATGTTAAATACTTGGTGGTTGGTGATGGGCCGGAGAAAGGTTCTTTATTGGATTTATCGGAAAAATTAGGTATAATTAGCAATGTTGAATTTCTGGGCAAACAGCCAAATGATGAAGTGATAAAGTATATGTGCAACGCCGATATCTTTTCGTTGCCTAGCTGGAGTGAAGGCTTTGGAATAGTTTATCTTGAAGCCATGGCATGTGGGAAGCCGGTAATTGCCTGCCAAGGAGAGGGAATAGAAGATGTTATAAAAGACGGTGAGACGGGTTTTCTTGTCAGGCCGCAGGACGTTGATAGTTTAGCGGAGGTTTTGGAGTTCTTATTGAACAATCCTCAAAAAGCACGGGATGTTGGTGAAAAAGCAAAAAAACATGTTATGGAAAATTATACATGGGAAAAGGTTGCTTCAAAGATTATATCGGTTTACCAAGAAGTGATAAAAAGAGGTTTATAA
- a CDS encoding glycosyltransferase family 4 protein: MNILYINHYAGSPTHGMEYRPYYLAREWLISGHKVTVVAASYSHLRSKNPYVVKELEEEFIDGIKYVWLKTPTYKGNNIKRVMNMFSFVWKLFRISRKVAEDIKPDAVIASSTYPLDIYPAYRIANFSGAKLVFEVHDLWPLTPMELGGMSKWHPFIVILQKAEDFAYKHADRVVSVLPKALDYMVSRGLAPEKFAYIPNGIDTDEWETLDVPLPSEHMAVIEGLKGKGYFIVGYAGSHGIANALDYFIESARYFENLPVAFILVGQGPEKERIQKYVVENQLRNVIFLPPVPKECIPNLLRKMDALYIGWRKNRLYRFGISPNKLFDYMMAGKPVIHAVEAGNDPVVESGCGISIPPEDPIAIAEAVKRIMDMPAEERNAMGLKGREYVLKNHSYNVLAKRFIEAIKG; this comes from the coding sequence ATGAATATTTTGTATATCAACCATTACGCCGGATCTCCGACCCACGGAATGGAGTATAGGCCGTATTATCTTGCCAGGGAATGGTTAATAAGCGGGCATAAGGTTACGGTGGTGGCTGCTTCATACTCACATTTAAGGAGTAAAAATCCTTATGTAGTAAAAGAGCTTGAAGAAGAATTCATAGATGGTATAAAATATGTATGGCTCAAAACGCCGACCTACAAGGGTAACAATATAAAAAGGGTAATGAATATGTTTTCTTTTGTGTGGAAGTTATTTAGAATCAGCAGAAAAGTGGCTGAAGATATAAAGCCCGATGCGGTGATAGCTTCCTCTACCTATCCTTTGGATATTTATCCTGCTTACCGCATCGCCAATTTTTCGGGGGCTAAATTGGTTTTTGAGGTGCACGACCTGTGGCCTCTGACTCCCATGGAGCTGGGAGGTATGTCGAAATGGCACCCGTTTATCGTAATTTTGCAGAAGGCCGAAGACTTTGCATATAAACATGCCGACAGGGTTGTGTCGGTACTGCCTAAGGCTTTAGATTATATGGTGAGCAGAGGCCTGGCTCCTGAAAAATTTGCATATATTCCCAATGGTATTGATACGGATGAATGGGAAACTCTTGATGTCCCTCTGCCATCGGAGCACATGGCGGTTATCGAGGGGTTAAAAGGGAAGGGATACTTTATTGTAGGTTATGCAGGTTCTCATGGAATTGCAAATGCTTTGGATTATTTTATTGAATCTGCCAGATACTTTGAAAATTTGCCTGTTGCATTTATCCTTGTAGGGCAGGGACCTGAAAAAGAAAGGATTCAAAAATATGTTGTAGAAAACCAACTTAGGAATGTAATATTTTTGCCCCCAGTACCTAAAGAGTGTATTCCAAATTTGTTGAGAAAAATGGATGCCTTGTATATTGGCTGGCGTAAAAATAGGTTGTACAGATTTGGAATAAGCCCTAATAAGCTCTTTGATTATATGATGGCCGGGAAACCCGTCATTCATGCCGTTGAAGCAGGAAATGACCCGGTTGTGGAATCTGGTTGCGGGATCTCTATTCCTCCCGAAGACCCCATTGCTATTGCGGAGGCTGTGAAGAGGATAATGGATATGCCAGCAGAAGAGAGAAACGCAATGGGCTTGAAAGGGAGAGAATATGTGCTCAAAAATCACAGCTACAATGTGTTGGCAAAACGATTTATTGAAGCAATTAAAGGATAA
- a CDS encoding N-acetyltransferase — protein MQYIHPSARIGKDVKIGMFTVIHEDVEIGDGCVIGSNVVIHPGTKIGSFVRIDDGTIIGKMPMRSPRSAVKPGTEVSSSDLAPACIGDGCLIGAGTVIYRGCHISSRVLIADLVTIRERTTIGEESIIGRGVAVENYCRIGKRCKLETNAYITAYSELEDDVFIAPGVVTSNDNFAGRGKERFKYFKGVTVKRGGRIGAQATILPGKVIEEEGFVGAGSVVTRDVKARKIYFGNPAREIRDVPEEQLLENQ, from the coding sequence ATGCAGTATATTCACCCCAGTGCCAGGATAGGTAAAGATGTAAAAATTGGCATGTTTACAGTCATACACGAGGATGTGGAAATAGGTGACGGTTGCGTTATTGGGAGTAATGTGGTTATACACCCCGGTACGAAGATTGGCAGCTTTGTAAGGATAGATGACGGAACGATTATTGGGAAGATGCCCATGCGTTCTCCAAGAAGTGCGGTTAAACCCGGTACGGAGGTTTCTTCCAGTGACCTTGCTCCCGCATGTATTGGGGATGGGTGCCTCATAGGTGCGGGAACTGTAATTTACAGGGGCTGCCATATAAGCTCCCGTGTCTTGATAGCCGACCTAGTAACCATAAGGGAAAGGACAACTATTGGAGAGGAGAGCATTATTGGCCGCGGTGTTGCGGTTGAAAACTACTGCCGTATTGGGAAACGATGCAAATTAGAGACCAACGCCTATATTACTGCCTATTCGGAGCTGGAAGATGATGTGTTTATAGCACCGGGCGTGGTGACATCCAATGATAATTTTGCCGGGCGAGGCAAGGAACGCTTTAAATATTTCAAGGGAGTGACAGTAAAGCGCGGAGGTAGGATAGGGGCACAGGCTACTATTTTGCCTGGCAAGGTAATAGAAGAGGAAGGCTTTGTTGGGGCAGGAAGCGTGGTAACGCGCGATGTTAAAGCCCGCAAGATTTACTTTGGCAATCCTGCAAGGGAGATAAGGGATGTACCTGAAGAACAGCTGCTTGAGAATCAGTAA
- a CDS encoding nucleotide sugar dehydrogenase yields the protein MSDLDNKVAQELIDKLNQKQAVIGVIGLGYVGLPLAVEKAKSGYKVLGFDIQQKRVDMVNSGINYIGDVVDAELRELVFSGKLKATTDYDRISEVDAVAICVPTPLDKHQQPDISYVEASTREIAKRLHRGMLVVLESTTYPGTTEEVVKPILESTGLICGKDFFLAFSPERVDPGNKQYNTKNTPKVVGGVTKYCTEVAATMYRNVLEGEVFTVSSPRVAEMEKLLENIFRHVNIALANEMAILCNKMGIDVWEVIEAAKTKPYGFMAFYPGPGLGGHCIPIDPFYLTWKAREYDYHTRLIELAGEINNYMPEYVVERAMKLLNKHKKAMSGSKILLLGVAYKSDIDDIRESPALKVLSLLEEEAALVSYHDPYVPEFTWKGRYYASIELTEEAVSSADLVIITTGHTVIDYDWVVKHARLVFDTRNATKGVVDTANKVYKL from the coding sequence ATGAGCGATTTAGATAATAAAGTTGCACAAGAACTGATTGATAAATTAAATCAGAAGCAAGCGGTAATAGGGGTAATTGGTTTGGGTTATGTGGGATTACCCCTTGCTGTAGAAAAGGCCAAATCGGGTTATAAAGTTTTGGGCTTTGATATACAGCAGAAGCGGGTTGATATGGTTAACAGTGGCATCAACTACATCGGAGATGTAGTTGATGCCGAATTAAGAGAACTGGTTTTTTCTGGCAAATTAAAAGCTACCACCGATTATGATCGTATTTCAGAAGTTGATGCGGTGGCCATATGCGTGCCAACTCCGCTGGACAAGCACCAGCAGCCTGACATTTCCTATGTGGAGGCTTCAACGCGAGAAATTGCAAAGCGGCTGCACAGGGGGATGCTGGTGGTTCTTGAGAGCACCACTTATCCCGGTACGACCGAGGAGGTAGTGAAACCCATTCTGGAATCTACCGGCCTTATTTGCGGGAAGGACTTCTTCCTGGCCTTTTCGCCTGAACGTGTCGACCCGGGGAATAAGCAGTATAATACCAAGAATACGCCCAAAGTGGTTGGAGGGGTTACGAAATACTGCACAGAAGTCGCGGCCACTATGTACCGCAACGTGCTGGAAGGTGAGGTTTTTACTGTATCCAGTCCCCGGGTGGCCGAAATGGAGAAGCTGCTTGAAAATATATTCCGCCATGTAAACATAGCTCTGGCCAATGAAATGGCTATATTGTGCAATAAAATGGGCATTGATGTTTGGGAGGTTATTGAAGCGGCCAAGACCAAGCCGTACGGATTTATGGCTTTTTATCCAGGCCCCGGGCTTGGAGGACACTGCATTCCAATAGACCCGTTCTATCTTACCTGGAAAGCAAGAGAGTATGATTATCATACCCGCCTTATTGAACTTGCAGGGGAAATCAACAATTACATGCCTGAATATGTTGTGGAGCGTGCCATGAAGCTTTTGAATAAACATAAAAAAGCGATGAGCGGCTCTAAAATCCTTCTTCTGGGAGTAGCCTATAAAAGCGACATAGATGACATAAGGGAATCACCTGCGCTCAAGGTATTAAGCCTGCTGGAAGAAGAAGCTGCTCTTGTATCGTACCATGATCCATATGTGCCGGAGTTTACCTGGAAAGGTAGGTATTATGCTTCCATAGAGCTGACTGAAGAGGCGGTATCAAGTGCTGATCTGGTGATAATCACTACCGGGCATACTGTGATAGATTATGATTGGGTGGTCAAGCACGCGCGTTTGGTGTTTGATACAAGAAATGCTACTAAAGGTGTAGTAGATACGGCCAACAAGGTATATAAGTTATAG
- the loaP gene encoding antiterminator LoaP, translating into MDVESEMKWYAIFVETGQEENFEKLINVLYPDENINILIPKRKLIERRQGKVYEITKKLFPGYVLVRTVMTTDVYYKLSKLPRVYGVLKDETEPVPIRDEEMAVILALTSEGETIGFSEVYKEGERIVVISGPLKGLEGIIERIDARKKRVKVRIQFLGREKRVDLGAHLIDRKSE; encoded by the coding sequence ATGGATGTTGAATCGGAGATGAAATGGTATGCCATTTTTGTCGAAACAGGCCAGGAAGAAAATTTTGAGAAACTCATTAATGTGCTGTATCCGGATGAGAATATAAATATTTTAATTCCCAAAAGGAAGCTCATAGAGAGAAGGCAGGGCAAGGTTTATGAGATAACCAAGAAGCTGTTTCCCGGATATGTGCTGGTGAGAACGGTGATGACCACAGATGTGTATTATAAACTGTCTAAGCTGCCGAGAGTGTACGGCGTTTTAAAGGATGAAACCGAGCCGGTACCTATAAGGGATGAAGAGATGGCTGTTATCCTTGCGCTGACATCCGAGGGAGAAACGATAGGCTTTTCCGAAGTGTACAAGGAAGGCGAGCGCATTGTAGTTATAAGCGGTCCTTTAAAGGGGCTGGAAGGGATTATAGAAAGAATTGATGCTCGAAAAAAGCGGGTAAAGGTACGGATTCAGTTTCTTGGCAGAGAAAAGCGTGTAGACCTGGGTGCTCATCTGATTGATAGAAAAAGCGAGTGA
- a CDS encoding polysaccharide biosynthesis protein, whose protein sequence is MVSLKKNMGLIVIDIMCINLATIFSFYVIYEGNIPENIKNNFFMLCLIFTLTTMVVYYLLQLYNSLWKYASIDEFIKVVVASICAPVVVYLCLIFWNFRVHIGVFFLYSFFSMLLTGTNRVSYRIFKRIRVVYTNGIKEYKRVMIVGAGEAGAMVIKELKNRPEMGLKPVVVIDDDKTKHNSKILGVPVVGGRESIQRIAKQQRIDEIIVAIPSAPKREIREIFNECKKTACKLKILPGVYELIDGKVTINHIRDVQIEDLLGREPVKVDLEEISQYLKGQVVLVTGGGGSIGSELCRQVARFEPKQLLILDIYENNAYMLHQELLRHYPQLDQRVLIASVRDRARMEAIFDKYRPDVVFHAAAHKHVPLMESNPTEAIKNNVFGTLHVAECADKYGTKRFVLISTDKAVNPTNIMGATKRIAEMIIQALDAHSKTEFVAVRFGNVLGSAGSVIPLFKKQIEEGGPVTVTHPEIKRYFMTIPEAVQLVIQAGAMAKGGEIFVLDMGEPVKIVDLARDLIRLSGFEPDVDIKIEFTGLRPGEKLYEELLMAEEGLTATKHEKIFICKPVFTDLNTLRKELEKLKSMIMDSDEDLIDCIEQLVPTYRPLQKANSLKKVSG, encoded by the coding sequence ATGGTAAGTTTAAAAAAAAATATGGGATTGATAGTTATTGATATAATGTGTATAAATTTGGCTACTATTTTCTCATTTTATGTAATATATGAAGGAAACATACCTGAAAATATCAAAAACAATTTTTTTATGCTTTGTTTGATATTTACACTTACCACCATGGTGGTGTATTATCTTTTACAGCTTTATAACAGTCTTTGGAAATATGCCAGCATTGATGAATTCATTAAGGTGGTTGTGGCGTCTATATGTGCGCCGGTTGTGGTCTATTTGTGCTTGATTTTTTGGAATTTTCGTGTGCATATAGGAGTATTTTTCTTGTATTCTTTTTTTTCCATGCTGCTTACTGGGACAAACAGGGTAAGTTACCGCATATTCAAGAGGATTCGTGTGGTATATACCAACGGGATCAAAGAGTACAAGAGGGTAATGATAGTTGGAGCCGGCGAGGCTGGGGCAATGGTTATCAAGGAGCTAAAAAACCGGCCGGAGATGGGACTGAAGCCCGTTGTGGTCATTGATGACGATAAAACAAAACATAATTCTAAAATTCTAGGTGTGCCGGTAGTGGGTGGAAGGGAGTCGATACAAAGGATCGCAAAGCAGCAGAGGATCGATGAGATCATCGTGGCCATTCCTTCTGCTCCTAAAAGGGAGATAAGGGAAATATTCAACGAATGCAAAAAAACGGCATGCAAGCTCAAAATTTTACCAGGTGTTTACGAGCTAATCGATGGGAAGGTGACAATAAACCACATCCGCGATGTGCAAATTGAAGACCTCCTGGGCAGGGAACCGGTTAAAGTGGACCTGGAAGAGATTTCGCAGTATCTCAAAGGGCAGGTCGTCCTGGTGACCGGCGGAGGCGGTTCCATTGGTTCTGAGCTTTGCAGACAGGTGGCTAGGTTTGAACCAAAACAGCTGCTTATACTGGATATATACGAGAATAATGCCTATATGCTGCATCAGGAACTTTTGCGTCATTATCCCCAACTTGATCAGAGGGTGCTGATAGCTTCGGTGCGGGATCGTGCCAGGATGGAGGCTATTTTTGATAAATATCGTCCCGATGTCGTTTTCCATGCGGCTGCGCACAAGCATGTGCCGCTTATGGAGAGCAACCCTACCGAGGCTATAAAGAACAACGTGTTTGGTACGCTCCACGTAGCCGAGTGTGCTGATAAATACGGTACAAAGCGTTTTGTGCTCATATCCACTGATAAGGCGGTTAATCCGACCAATATAATGGGTGCCACAAAGCGCATTGCCGAGATGATAATACAGGCGCTTGATGCCCACAGCAAGACCGAGTTTGTCGCGGTCAGGTTTGGCAACGTGTTGGGTAGTGCCGGAAGCGTGATACCGCTTTTCAAAAAGCAAATAGAGGAAGGTGGGCCGGTCACTGTTACCCACCCTGAGATAAAGCGCTACTTTATGACCATACCCGAGGCAGTGCAGCTTGTGATACAGGCAGGGGCTATGGCCAAAGGGGGCGAGATATTTGTTCTTGATATGGGCGAGCCGGTCAAGATAGTGGACCTGGCCCGTGACCTCATCCGCCTGTCGGGGTTTGAACCGGATGTGGACATAAAGATTGAGTTTACCGGCTTAAGGCCGGGTGAGAAGCTGTATGAGGAGCTTTTAATGGCCGAGGAAGGTTTAACTGCCACCAAACACGAAAAAATTTTCATATGCAAGCCGGTGTTTACCGACCTGAACACTTTGAGAAAGGAGCTTGAGAAGCTTAAGAGTATGATTATGGATTCGGACGAGGATTTGATAGATTGTATAGAACAACTGGTGCCAACTTATAGACCTTTACAAAAAGCAAATTCTTTGAAAAAAGTTTCAGGCTAG
- a CDS encoding DegT/DnrJ/EryC1/StrS family aminotransferase → MRDTFLPFSPPLIGEEEIDEVVDTLKSDWITTGPKTKKFEDEFKNYFNAPAALALNSCTAALHTSLIALGIGQGDEVITTPMTFCSTVNVIEHVGARPVLVDVEPDTLNIDPEKIERAITPRTRAIIPVHYSGHPVELDYIYEIAEKYNLFVIEDAAHAVSAKYKGKFIGSSSNPVCFSFYATKNLTTAEGGMLTGDSEFIEKARVISLHGMSKDAWRRYSKGGSWYYEVVMPGFKYNMTDIQASLGICQLKKLERFQARRREIVKMYNKHFSEEEALEIPVERPYVEHAWHLYVLRLNTQALKIDRNEFIEELAKRNIGTSVHFIPVHIHPYYRKKYNYKPEDFPVAYSNYLRMVSIPLCPKLTDNDVYDVIEAVLDVVKVYKR, encoded by the coding sequence ATGAGGGATACTTTTCTTCCTTTTTCTCCTCCATTGATAGGTGAAGAAGAAATTGACGAGGTAGTAGATACTTTAAAGTCGGACTGGATTACTACAGGTCCGAAGACAAAAAAGTTCGAGGATGAGTTTAAGAATTATTTTAATGCGCCGGCAGCTCTGGCGCTTAATTCTTGTACTGCTGCTTTGCATACTTCTTTGATAGCACTGGGTATAGGGCAGGGAGATGAGGTAATTACAACACCTATGACATTTTGTTCGACCGTTAATGTGATTGAGCATGTTGGTGCCCGCCCTGTACTGGTGGATGTCGAACCTGATACTTTGAATATTGACCCTGAAAAGATAGAAAGGGCGATTACACCCCGTACCAGGGCGATCATTCCAGTGCACTATTCGGGCCACCCAGTGGAGTTGGATTATATTTATGAAATAGCTGAGAAATACAATTTATTTGTCATCGAAGATGCTGCTCATGCGGTGTCGGCAAAATATAAAGGGAAGTTCATCGGTTCCAGCAGCAATCCTGTGTGTTTTAGCTTTTATGCAACTAAAAATTTGACCACAGCAGAGGGTGGAATGCTGACCGGTGACTCCGAATTTATTGAAAAGGCCAGGGTTATAAGCCTTCACGGGATGAGTAAAGACGCGTGGAGGAGGTATTCAAAGGGAGGTAGCTGGTATTACGAGGTGGTAATGCCGGGGTTTAAGTATAATATGACCGATATTCAGGCCAGTCTAGGTATCTGCCAGCTTAAAAAGCTTGAGAGATTTCAAGCACGGAGAAGAGAAATTGTGAAGATGTACAATAAACATTTTTCCGAAGAAGAAGCGCTGGAGATTCCCGTAGAACGTCCTTACGTTGAACATGCGTGGCACCTTTATGTGCTTAGGCTGAATACCCAAGCATTAAAAATTGATAGGAACGAGTTTATCGAGGAGCTGGCCAAAAGGAACATAGGAACCTCTGTACACTTTATCCCGGTTCATATTCACCCGTATTACAGGAAGAAGTATAATTATAAGCCGGAAGATTTTCCTGTGGCTTATTCAAATTATTTAAGGATGGTTAGCATTCCCCTTTGCCCAAAACTTACCGATAATGATGTGTATGACGTAATCGAAGCAGTATTGGATGTAGTGAAGGTGTATAAAAGATGA
- a CDS encoding Gfo/Idh/MocA family protein, whose amino-acid sequence MNEKINFGIIGCGRISGKHVEGIAKNSSDALLKAVCDLIPERMEAAVKRYNDCMGQEMDVKRYSDYQKLLMDPEIQIVNIATESGYHARIAIEALEAGKHVIVEKPMALSIKDADAMIEASKKYNRKLCVSFQNRFNLAVQKLRSAYEAGRFGKLIHGVASIRWNRDENYYRQASWRGTWALDGGALMNQCTHNIDLLQWFLGEAQTVYAQADTFLRPIEGEDCAAIIIRFKNGAIGIVEGSVCVFPRNLEETLSIFGEKGTVCLGGIALNHIEVWKFGDGLDDEQQVMQEYGENPDNVYGFGHAPLFADMIKAVREDRRPAIDGEEGKKALEIILAAYKSVKTGLPVELPLADFSTLDMVGVNKRRGMS is encoded by the coding sequence ATGAACGAGAAAATCAATTTTGGCATCATTGGATGCGGCCGTATATCGGGAAAACATGTGGAAGGTATTGCAAAAAACAGCAGCGATGCACTGCTCAAAGCGGTATGTGACCTGATACCCGAAAGGATGGAGGCAGCGGTAAAACGCTATAACGATTGTATGGGGCAGGAAATGGATGTAAAGAGATACAGCGATTATCAGAAGCTCCTTATGGATCCCGAAATTCAAATAGTGAACATTGCAACCGAAAGCGGTTACCATGCGCGGATTGCAATAGAGGCTTTGGAGGCCGGCAAACACGTTATTGTCGAGAAGCCAATGGCTTTGTCCATTAAAGATGCCGATGCCATGATAGAGGCGTCGAAGAAATACAACCGCAAATTGTGCGTATCATTTCAAAATAGGTTTAACCTGGCCGTGCAAAAGCTGCGCTCGGCTTACGAAGCGGGGCGTTTTGGGAAATTGATTCATGGAGTAGCCTCCATTCGCTGGAACCGCGATGAAAATTATTATCGCCAGGCTTCGTGGAGAGGGACATGGGCTTTGGATGGAGGAGCCTTGATGAACCAGTGTACTCACAATATAGACCTGCTTCAGTGGTTCCTGGGAGAGGCCCAGACGGTGTACGCCCAGGCTGACACTTTTTTGAGGCCCATTGAGGGGGAGGATTGCGCGGCTATCATTATCCGATTCAAAAACGGGGCCATAGGCATTGTAGAGGGGAGCGTATGCGTGTTCCCGCGTAATTTAGAAGAGACGCTCAGCATATTTGGGGAAAAAGGGACAGTTTGTCTCGGGGGGATTGCACTCAACCATATAGAGGTATGGAAGTTTGGCGACGGGCTGGATGATGAGCAACAGGTTATGCAGGAGTATGGGGAAAACCCGGATAACGTTTATGGATTTGGCCATGCGCCGTTATTTGCAGATATGATTAAAGCTGTGCGCGAGGATAGAAGGCCTGCTATTGATGGCGAGGAGGGCAAAAAAGCTTTGGAAATTATACTGGCGGCCTACAAGTCTGTGAAAACAGGCTTGCCCGTCGAGCTTCCTTTGGCGGATTTTTCTACGCTTGATATGGTTGGAGTGAACAAAAGAAGGGGGATGTCGTAA
- a CDS encoding DegT/DnrJ/EryC1/StrS family aminotransferase → MNISLIDLTKQYELIKEELHDSIEEVLKSGQFILGPNVKALEEEIAQYTGNKYGIGVANGTDALVLTLDALGIGPGDEVITSPFTFFASAECISRVGARPVFVDIDPLTYCMDVNQIEEKISERTKAIIPVHIFGQMVDMDPLLEIAKKYGLKVIEDACQAIGATYKGRPAGSIGDAGCFSFFPTKNLGGYGDGGMVVTSDDELNARIRLLRVHGSPKKYYHECLGYNSRLDEIQAAILRVKFKYLEKWNEARREKAALYTQAFKDLPLKTPYEAPYGRHVYHLYVLATSKRDELLSYLKQKGIGCGVYYPLPLHLQPAYKGLGYRRGDFPVAEELCEQALALPLYPELEKEEQQYIIQAVREFFERG, encoded by the coding sequence ATGAATATTTCATTAATCGACCTGACAAAACAGTACGAGTTGATTAAGGAAGAACTACATGATTCAATTGAAGAAGTCCTCAAAAGCGGTCAATTTATTCTGGGTCCGAATGTTAAGGCGCTGGAGGAGGAAATAGCGCAGTATACAGGGAATAAATACGGTATAGGTGTGGCCAATGGTACCGATGCGCTGGTTTTAACGCTGGATGCTCTGGGTATAGGCCCAGGAGATGAGGTAATTACTTCGCCTTTTACCTTTTTTGCTTCGGCTGAATGCATTTCGCGAGTGGGAGCCCGTCCCGTATTTGTCGATATTGATCCGCTGACATACTGTATGGATGTAAATCAGATTGAAGAAAAAATAAGTGAACGGACCAAGGCTATTATTCCCGTTCACATATTCGGCCAGATGGTGGACATGGACCCGCTTTTAGAGATTGCCAAAAAGTACGGCCTTAAAGTGATCGAAGATGCATGTCAGGCTATAGGGGCTACCTACAAGGGAAGGCCTGCTGGTTCTATAGGGGATGCAGGCTGCTTCTCATTTTTCCCTACCAAGAACCTTGGAGGATATGGGGATGGCGGGATGGTGGTTACATCGGATGACGAGCTAAATGCTAGAATACGTTTGCTGAGAGTGCATGGGAGCCCGAAAAAGTATTATCATGAATGTTTGGGGTATAACAGCCGGTTAGATGAAATTCAGGCGGCTATCTTGCGGGTGAAGTTTAAATACTTGGAGAAATGGAATGAAGCCAGGCGGGAAAAAGCTGCCCTGTATACTCAGGCATTTAAAGATTTGCCTCTTAAAACCCCGTACGAAGCTCCTTACGGCCGCCACGTGTATCATTTGTATGTGCTGGCAACTTCCAAGCGAGATGAATTGCTCAGTTATTTAAAACAAAAAGGTATAGGATGTGGCGTATATTACCCGCTGCCTTTACATTTGCAGCCGGCATATAAAGGGCTTGGGTACAGGAGGGGTGATTTCCCTGTTGCCGAGGAGCTGTGTGAGCAAGCGCTGGCCCTACCGCTTTATCCTGAATTGGAAAAAGAAGAGCAGCAGTACATAATACAGGCTGTACGGGAATTTTTTGAAAGGGGATAA